The nucleotide window ACCTCAGCCCCGACGCGTTGAGGACACCCTCGATCGCGGCCGGCCCGCCGCTGCGCTTGGTTTCCATGATCACACCTCCTCCATGCCGATCTGCGAGGTCGCCTCGAAGCCCCACGCCTCGAGGCCGACCATCTTCCGCGGGTTGTTGGAGATCACCTGCAGCTTGCGGACGCCCAGGTCGAGCAGGATCTGCGCGCCGATCCCGTACTCGCGCAGCACGCCCCGATCGTCCCGGGGCACGGCCTTGGCGCCGTTCGTCCCGGCCGCGAGCTCCTCGGCGATCGTGTCGTTCGAGGGCAGGTAGAGGACGACCCCCCGGCCCCGTTCGATGATCCTGTCGATGACGCGGCGCAACGTCGGGCTCGCCTTCCGCGTCCGCGCGCCGAGCGCGTCCTCGAGCAGCGTCGACACGTGCGCGCGCACCGGGACCCAATCGCCGTCGGCCACGTCGCCGAGCGCGAGGGCGACGTACTCGTGGCGGCGGATGCCCGGGGCGGCCTTGTAGGCGTGGACCTGGAACACCGCGCGCCGCGTCTCGCCGCCGAGCTCCATCTCGCGCGTGTCGATCCGCTCGACGAGCCGGTCGTGCTGGAGGCGGTACTCGATGAGATCCGCGATGCTCACGATGTGCAGCCCGTGCTCCTTCGCGAAGCCGCGCAGGTCGTCCATCCGCGCCATCGTGCCGTCGGGCTTCATGATCTCGCAGATCACGCCCGCCGGCGTGAGCCCGGCGAGCCGCGCGAGATCCACCGAGCCCTCGGTCTGCCCCGTGCGCTGGAGCACGCCGCCCGGCATGGCGCGCAGCGGGAACACGTGTCCGGGGCTGACGATCCCCTTGGCGCTCTGCCCGGGATCGGACGCGACCTTGATCGTGTGGGCGCGATCCGCGGCGCTGATGCCGGTCGTCACGCCCTCGGCGGCCTCTATCGACACGGTGAACGCGGTCTGCAGCGGCGAGCGGTTCGACTGCACCATCATCGGCAGCCCGAGCGCCTCGACGCGCTCGGCCGTGAGCGTCACGCAGATGAGGCCGCACCCCTTGGTCGCCATGAACGTGATCGCCTCGGGCGTCACGAGCTCGGCGGCCATCGTGAGGTCGCCCTCGTTCTCGCGGTCCTCGTCGTCGACGAGGATCACCATGCGCCCCGCCTTGATCTCCTCGATGGCGCGCCCCGCCCGCTCGATCGCCTTGAGCTGCTCGATCACTCCGCTACCTCACGAATCCGCTCCGCACGAGGAGCTCCATGTCGACCCCG belongs to Pseudomonadota bacterium and includes:
- the ribB gene encoding 3,4-dihydroxy-2-butanone-4-phosphate synthase → MIEQLKAIERAGRAIEEIKAGRMVILVDDEDRENEGDLTMAAELVTPEAITFMATKGCGLICVTLTAERVEALGLPMMVQSNRSPLQTAFTVSIEAAEGVTTGISAADRAHTIKVASDPGQSAKGIVSPGHVFPLRAMPGGVLQRTGQTEGSVDLARLAGLTPAGVICEIMKPDGTMARMDDLRGFAKEHGLHIVSIADLIEYRLQHDRLVERIDTREMELGGETRRAVFQVHAYKAAPGIRRHEYVALALGDVADGDWVPVRAHVSTLLEDALGARTRKASPTLRRVIDRIIERGRGVVLYLPSNDTIAEELAAGTNGAKAVPRDDRGVLREYGIGAQILLDLGVRKLQVISNNPRKMVGLEAWGFEATSQIGMEEV